One genomic segment of Parus major isolate Abel chromosome 10, Parus_major1.1, whole genome shotgun sequence includes these proteins:
- the TLNRD1 gene encoding talin rod domain-containing protein 1 — MASGGSGKSSSEVSAGGIPSSSSVQRKKLISICDHCKIKMQLVADLLLLSSETRPVNTESLSVFGESFEKCRDTIIARTKGLSILTHDVQSQLNMGRFGEVGESLMEMGELVVSLTECSAHAAYLAAVETPGAQPAMPGLVDRYKVTRCRHEVEHGCGVLKTTPLADMSPQLLLEVSQNMSKNLKFLTDACVLASEKSKDKFAKEQFKLSVKCMSTSASALLACVKEVKTSPSELTRNRCVLFSGPLVQSVYALVGFATEPQFLGKAATINPEGKAVQTAILGGAMSVVSACVLLTQCLRDIAQHPESSTKMSDYRERLRNSACAVSDGCNLLSQALRERSSPRTLPPVNSNSVN, encoded by the coding sequence ATGGCTAGCGGTGGCTCCGGCAAGTCCAGCAGCGAGGTCTCCGCCGGCggcatccccagcagcagctccgtgcAGAGGAAGAAGCTCATCTCTATCTGCGACCACTGCAAGATCAAGATGCAACTGGTGGCCGATTTGCTTCTGCTGTCGAGCGAGACCAGGCCGGTGAACACCGAGAGTCTGTCTGTCTTCGGTGAGTCCTTCGAGAAGTGCAGGGACACGATCATTGCCAGGACCAAAGGACTCTCCATCTTGACCCATGACGTCCAGAGCCAGCTCAACATGGGACGCTTTGGGGAGGTGGGAGAAAGCCTGATGGAGATGGGGGAGCTGGTGGTCTCCCTGACCGAGTGCTCTGCCCACGCTGCTTACCTGGCTGCAGTGGAGACTCCGGGGGCCCAGCCTGCCATGCCTGGCTTGGTGGATCGCTACAAGGTGACCCGATGTAGGCATGAGGTGGAGCACGGCTGTGGGGTCTTGAAGACCACCCCTTTGGCAGATATgagccctcagctcctgctggaggtTTCTCAGAACATGTCCAAGAACTTGAAATTCCTAACAGACGCCTGCGTGCTGGCCAGTGAGAAATCCAAGGATAAATTTGCTAAGGAGCAATTCAAACTCAGTGTCAAGTGTATGAGCACCAGCGCCTCTGCCCTCTTGGCCTGTGTCAAGGAGGTCAAGACCTCGCCCAGCGAGCTGACCAGGAACCGGTGCGTCTTGTTCAGTGGACCTTTGGTGCAGTCTGTCTATGCTCTGGTGGGCTTTGCCACTGAGCCCCAGTTTTTGGGTAAAGCTGCCACCATTAATCCAGAGGGCAAAGCTGTGCAAACTGCCATCCTAGGAGGAGCCATGAGTGTGGTATCTGCTTGTGTGCTCCTGACCCAATGCCTCAGGGATATAGCCCAACACCCCGAAAGTAGCACCAAAATGAGCGATTACAGGGAAAGGTTGAGGAACTCAGCTTGCGCCGTCTCGGATGGTTGCAACCTGCTATCTCAGGCACTAAGAGAAAGATCTTCACCCAGGACTTTACCGCCAGTGAACTCCAATTCTGTGAATTAA